Part of the Prosthecobacter sp. genome, GGCGAGTCCCTCCTCCATGTCATCAATGACATCCTCGACTTCTCCAAGCTCGAGTCTGCCAAGATGGACATCGAAAAACTGCCCTTGGACATCGAAAAACTTCTCAGCGAGACCACCGATGTCTTCTCCCACAAGGCCGCCGAGAGAAACATCGAGCTCAACGTCCACATCGACACCGCCCTGCCGCGCAAGGTCATGGGCGACTTCCAGCGCATCAAGCAGATCCTCGTCAACCTCGTCGGCAACGCCATCAAGTTCACCGAACGCGGCGAGATCCTCATCCTCGTCCGTCAGGTCTCCCGCCAGACCCCGCAGGGCGACCAGACCCTCCTCCATTTCTCCGTGCGCGACACCGGTATCGGCATCCCGGCGGAAAAAATCGGCCAGCTCTTCCAGGCCTTCAACCAGGCCGACACCTCCACCACCCGCAAGTATGGCGGCACCGGCCTCGGCCTCGCCATCTCCAAAAAACTCGTCAAACTCATGCACGGTGAGATCAGCGTCGTCAGCGAGGAAGGGAAGGGCTCCGACTTCTTCTTCGAGGTGCCGCTCGTCGTCGCCCCCGATGATGAATCGCGCGAGGAGGAGATCGCCTGGATGGATGTCGTCAAAAGCCGCCCCGTCACCGTGTACAGCGCGCATCCCACCACCCTCCAGGTGCTCAATCAGTCGCTCCAGCAGTGGGGCATGACCGTGAACATCCTGCGCGAACGCTCCCTGGAGGAACTCGGCCACGTCCTGGAGGAGGCCGGACTCTTCATCCTCGATGTCTCACGCTTGCGCCATGAGGAGGCCCTGCCGCTGCTGAATGCCGCCGCCGTCCGCGGCACCGCCATCATCACCATCATGCCCATCACCAGCGCGAAGCTCGACCGCGAGCGCTGCGCCCCGCCCCCGGGCAGCCGCCACAGCCGCCTCTCCAAGCCCCTCAAGCGGCGCGAGTTGCTGCGCACCATGGCCGAGCTCTACCGCATGCCGCGGCGTGTCATCACCACGCCCGTCGCCATGGCTCACGTCCCCGCCATCGCTCCCATGCTCACACCGCCCGGTATGCCCGTCCTGCGTCCCGCCAGCACCCCCATGCTGCATCAAATGCAGCCGCCCCAGATGCAGGTTCCCCCCCAGACCTTCTTCCAGCCCCTGGCCGCCAGCTTTGCCACGCCCTCCGTCCTCGACACGCCCGCTCCTCCGGCCATCTTCATGTCCGATCAAGGTGCCGCACGTTCCGCTGCTGGCGGTCACGATGCGCAGGTCTCCAGCTCCACCAACCGCGCCATCGCCAAGGTCGCCAAAGCCGAGGTCGATAACTTCGCCAGCCAAAACCCCGCGCGCATCCTCCTCGTCGAGGATCAGCCCTTGAATCAGAAGATCGCCACCATGCTCCTCCAGCGTCTCGGCTACGCCAAGATGGACATCGCCAACAACGGCGAGGAGGCCGTCAGCATGGTCGCCCAGAACAGCTACGACATCGTCTTCATGGATCTCCAGATGCCCGTCATGGGCGGTGTCGAGGCCACCCGCCGCATCCGTGGCAATTTCCAGCTCAAGCACCAGCCCGCCATCATCGCCATGACCGGCCACGCCCTCACCGGCGTCAAGGAGGAGTGCCGCGAGTGTGGCATGAACGCCTTCCTCACCAAGCCTGTCTCCCTCGACGACTTCCGCCGCGTCATCCCGCCCGCCCTCGCCGTCGAAGCCTCGCAGATCCCCATGAGCTTCTAACGTGCGGAGGGCAGACTTCCCCATGTGTCTGCGTAGTCGGCAACGCCGCCGGAGCGTTGCCTCTCCATGCCTGTTCAATGTAACGCTCTCTGCGTTCACTTGCCGTCCGGGCATTCCTCGCCAAAGATCGGGCATGCGTCGCCCTTGGATCAAAATCGAAACCGCCACGCCGGACAAACCGGAGATCTGCGCCATCGCCACCACCCTCCGCATGGACGCCGACGCCGTGCTCGGCAAACTCGTCCGCCTCTGGTCTTGGGTGGAGGTGAATCGCGCCCCGGCAAACGATTTGGGCGTTACCAAAGAGTTCATCGACAAGCTCGTCGGCCGCAAAGGCTTCGCCGCCGCCCTTGTGGTCTGCGGCTGGCTCGTGGAAGGGGACGGAAAGCTCGGTTTGAAGAACCTCGACCGCCACAATGGCGGTCTCGCCAAGGTCCGCGCCCTCACTGCCCAGCGCGTCGCCGTGCATCGGAAACGCAAGCTGGCGCGTCAGGTGGAAATCGTTGCTAAAGCGTTACGTTATGAGCCGGTGTTAACGCCCAAAGAGTCTCCCGTGAAAAACGTTGAAACACAGAATAAACCACTGGAGACCAGTCAAAATATCATGCATGAATTGCAGGCCTTCGACGCTGACGATGTAACGCATTTTGAAACGCTTCCAGTCACCGCCGACTCCCCGGAATTCACCCCGCCGGAACCGGCTATGGGTGCCGCTCCTGTGATCGAAGAGGAGATGACGCACGACGACAACGCTCCCCGCAAACGCCGCTCACG contains:
- a CDS encoding ATP-binding protein, giving the protein MRFNFQIANRFTLLGMFAVLVGAGATASGFLWQEFITLRFVQSSYLGAVVLAGQMELNRQALTEPEITGVAPLNWENETRMRMRLQTVDIPPALQNLGLQVEVVAPRQAAAGAGGLPVAKSPPIAILPICQKCIIEEPSPAHMDNLIYRVMAGSSLVMDDTSDSRSLEINGADHWLISAAPLYSRDGHVAGAFIARQPLVQLRHLLNTQRLMVPILGGCAGLALAVFSFYIIGTRITRKTRALVEAFRAMRSGNLNIRVPARGRDDLDLVQEEFNAMITHVQEEDHRKHALLIEYEAAKRQAETATAAKGNFLANMSHEIRTPMNGIIGTTSLLIEMGLDDEQEELVRMIRSSGESLLHVINDILDFSKLESAKMDIEKLPLDIEKLLSETTDVFSHKAAERNIELNVHIDTALPRKVMGDFQRIKQILVNLVGNAIKFTERGEILILVRQVSRQTPQGDQTLLHFSVRDTGIGIPAEKIGQLFQAFNQADTSTTRKYGGTGLGLAISKKLVKLMHGEISVVSEEGKGSDFFFEVPLVVAPDDESREEEIAWMDVVKSRPVTVYSAHPTTLQVLNQSLQQWGMTVNILRERSLEELGHVLEEAGLFILDVSRLRHEEALPLLNAAAVRGTAIITIMPITSAKLDRERCAPPPGSRHSRLSKPLKRRELLRTMAELYRMPRRVITTPVAMAHVPAIAPMLTPPGMPVLRPASTPMLHQMQPPQMQVPPQTFFQPLAASFATPSVLDTPAPPAIFMSDQGAARSAAGGHDAQVSSSTNRAIAKVAKAEVDNFASQNPARILLVEDQPLNQKIATMLLQRLGYAKMDIANNGEEAVSMVAQNSYDIVFMDLQMPVMGGVEATRRIRGNFQLKHQPAIIAMTGHALTGVKEECRECGMNAFLTKPVSLDDFRRVIPPALAVEASQIPMSF